GCTGCCTCATTGGCATGCTGTATCAAGCCGTCCAGACCGATCGCCACGATCGCGTCGGGGCTGCTCTGGAGTATCGACGCCGCTCTCGACTCAACGAGACGCAGGTAATTCTCGTTCTTGACAGCGACACGGGCTTCAAGTGCCCGCGCTGCCGTGTAGCCGAGTTGGTTCAGCACATCGCGCTGATGCTGCGTCAGCTTCCGGGGCTTATGATCGATAACGCATAATGCGCCGACGCTTTGTCCGTTTGTCAGCGCAAGTGGTACACCCGCATAAAATCGGATCTTGGGGTCACCGGTAACGAGCGGATTGTCAGAAAATCTCGTATCCTGTGTAGCGTCCTCGACTTCCATCAGCGCATTTTGCTGCATGGCATGCGCACAGAACGACAGGTCTCGAGAGGTTTCCGTGACGCCCGGGAGACCTACATTGGCCTTGAACCACTGCCGGTCTTGATCGACCAGGCTGATCAGGGAGACAGGTGTACCGCACACCAGCCCGGCCGCCTTGACCAGGGCATCAAACTCCCGTTCCGACGCGCTATCCAGCACCTCAAGGTCGTGCAGAGCCTGTAGGCGCGTCTCCTCGTTGAGGGAGGGAGGTATGTTGGTCAACTTCATTTTCCTAGGCTAATTTTGAATCCCCTACTTAATCTAGGTCGATTTCCGATGTTTCGATAGTGCATGATTGGCCTGCTGCCGGTTTTTGGGGCCCCGAGTCGAGCTGGGCCCACACACGCGCGATTTCCTGCGCGGCAAGGCAACCTGTATTGACCGACACATGAGCATCGCGCACGAAATACCCGACAGGCACGGGATCAATCCTGGCCGGAAGGTGCCGGACAAGTTGGAAGGCTGAGAGGTTCCAAGCGCATCTCCGCTCGACGGGTTGCGCGACGCAATCGATCGGGCGAATGGCGGCCTTCTGGCGGATGGCGGGATCTGACAGGTGTGACGACCGACCATCGAAACGGTTCACGAATAGCGACGCCGCCGGGGATCAACACCCCGGCGGCGGCCAAGAAACATGCACCAGCGGATGATTTTACTGCGCAGCCGCAACGGCTGCATCTATCCGCTCACGGGCCTTCTTCGGCAGCAACTTCCGGATGACGCCTGCAATTCATGGCGCGCGCTTTGTACAGGCGCCAAGAAATTCGCCGACGATCTCGTGCCGCACATGCACCTGGAAAATAGACTCCTCTTTCCCCGCATCGCTGTCGATACGGTTGAAGCAAGGCGATCACCTTGGGGTGATCATACTGAATAATCAAATCTGCGCGGAGACGTGGAAATAGTCGGCTTGCTCCAGACACTGCAGATGCGATCAATCTGCTGCTCTGGCAATTTCCCGCGCCATTGCTGCAATGAGGTCGGTTCTGGTGACAATGCCGATGAGCTTTCCGTATTCCAGAACCGGCACCGCATCGACATCCGTATCCCCCATCAACGGCAGCAATGCACCCAAGGGTGTCGTGGCTATGGCGCGAGGCACCGTGACGCTCATGACGTCGATTGCCAGGACCGGCTTGTCTCTTTCAGGGTCGATCAGCCGACGCAGAGCCGGCATCAGGCCCCGATCGAGGCGCAGCGCATCGTCTCTTGCACGACTGATCAGATGTATCTGGAAAATGACACCAAGAAACCGCTGCTTTTCATCGACCACGGGAAGCGATGTAAAACGATGGCGCCTGAAGAGATCGGCAACCTCGCCAAGCGCTGTGTCCGCTCTTACCGTTATCAAGTTGGTCGACATGATGGCGCCCGCCGTCGGAGCGCCGGTCTGGTGTGCGGCTGCCTGGAGCTCGGCCGCGCCGATAAGGCGTGCCAGGTCCTCAACGCCAAGATTGAATGACTGCCGGTAGCGCTGAAGGATATCGCTCAACTCGGTCTCGGAAAGCCCGAGCCGTTCGGCCGGAACGCGATCACCGGTGCCATATCTGTTCTGTTGTTCGAATTGACGGAACGGATAGCGACGCCCCGTCAGTCTGGCATAGGCGACGGCAATCAGGACAAGACTGGCAGTCCCCGTTGCAATCGGCGCAAGTGCAAACCAGAAGCCGAGATGCTCCACCGCGTCCGGGCTCATTGCCGCCGTCATCGCAACGGCACCCGCAGGTGGATGGACCGCCCTCAACATGAATGTCACGACAATCGCCAGCGCAACAGCAAGGGCAATCCTCAAGGTTGGTTCGTGAACGACCAGTGAGACTGCGACGCTGACGAGAGCCGCCGCCGTATTGCCGACGACCGCAGACCAGGGCTGAGCGAGAGGACTGTTGGGAACTGCAAACAGGAGCACAGCGCTCGCCCCCAGGGGAGCAACAAGATACAGGCCATATTCGAGATCAACGCCGGTGGAAAGCAAGCAAAGACCGGTGATCCCCAGACCGATAAAAGCGCCGAAACCGGCGCGAAACGCCTCCACCGGAGCAGTGCCTGGCACTGCCGGCCCAAGTGAACGTAAGAACTGCAAGATGGCGCCCCCGATGAATTGAGAGCACAAAGTTTCAGCAAATGATCAAAATATCAACCGTCGTACTGAGCACCAAAGACCGGAGCCGAGGACACCGAAACGCCACCGTCGCACTCTTTCAGCAGACGATCTGGAAGGGGCAAACGCGAGCAGCGATCTGACCAGCCCTCACAATTCGAGCTCCAAATCCTCCTCCGTTTGTGCCGGGACCGAACAGCAGATCAGTGCCTCGCCGTCTGCTACGGCATGGCCAGGCGCTGATCGATAACTGACGTCGCCCTTGACAATCCTGGTTCGGCAATCGCCGCAACTGCCGGCCCGGCAGCCATGATGCGGAGTGAGGCCACACTGCTCGGCGAGGTCCAGCAAGGATCCGCCGCCTGGCGTCCAGAGCGCCTCTTTTCGCGATCGTGTGAAGACGACGCGGGTCGGCGCCTGAGCTGCGGGCCTGGGCGGCTGCGAGGACAGGCAAATGCCGGGATCGCGCTTCAGGCCGGAAGGGCCGAACGCCTCCGCATGAACATGGTCGTCAGCGACGTTCAGTTGGCGCAATCCGTCATACATTGACTGCATGAAGGATGCCGGTCCGCAGATGTAGAAATCATGGTCGCCAGATGGCAGATGGGCCTTCAACAGCGTCATGTCGATCCGACCGGCTGTATCAAAAAGGCCCTCGTCGTCTTCATCAGGCGCTCCGAGCACCCTGACATCGCGAACCGTCCCTTCGCTGCGCGCGACCAGTTCGACGATTTCGCGATCAAACGCTCTTTCGGCAGAAATGCGCGATGACCGGAACAGCCAGACCGGCCGGCGATAGCGCGTCCTGTCGCCCGTCTGGACGATATGGCGCAGCATGGACAGCAACGGCGTAATGCCGATGCCTGCCGCAAGGAGAACGGCCGGTCGGTTGCGTTCCAATGCGTCGATGGTGAATGCTCCGGCCGGTGCGAGTGCCTCGATCTCGTCGCCTTCCTGCATTGTATGCAGGAGCGTGGATGCCCGCCCCTCACGCTTCACGCTCAGTCTGTAGAAGCCATCCGCTGGACCACTGGATATCGTATAGCTGCGGCGGAGCGAGCCCTCCCCCTCCTTGATCCTGATCGGCAAATGCTGGCCTGCAAGGTGCGGAATGAGCGCCTCTTCATCGACCGGTGCAAGGTGAAGCGAACGGATGGTTGAGCTTTCCTGGATCGCCCTCTGCAGGCGGAAGCGCCTCCATGTCTTTGGCTTGGCCACGATCTCGAGGCGCCTTGCTGCCTCCCTCCATCCTCCCGTCATCAGGCTGCTCGGTGACATGCCGTCTTCGAGAAGGCTCCATCGCAGCGGCAATGCATCTCTGCGCAGAACGACCTTCTCCGGCATCACGCGCCAGAGACGTTCGGCGCCCTCGAAGGCGGCAATTTCGGGTGAATCCAGTATGATTTCGACAGTGCCGGCAATCTGCAGCATGTCCCCCGTCGCATGATCAACAAACAGAAGTCCGGCGCGCGGATTGATGACGAAATTGCCGAGCGTGTTGAAGAACAGGTTTCCATTGAAATCCGGCACGGTCAGGCCACCATCGGCATCGACGCGAACGAAACCGGGTCTGCCACCCCGATGGGAGACATCCACCTGCCGTCCTTCCCCGTTGCGCTCCACATAAGACGCAACAAAAAAGGTGTCGGAAGCTTCGATGATAGCCCGTTCATCTGCGCCCAGACGATCTGAAACCATCACGTCGGAGCGCGCCGGGGTCGCCGGATCGCGCACAAAGCTGAATTGCCGATTTTGGATGTAGCGCGGACAATTGCCAAAGCTCTGCCCGACGGAAACGGAAAACCGGTCATTGCCGCTGCGGACAACGGTACCGTTCAACCGATTGCGCCGGCGCGTGATGAGATCGACGCCCACCAGACCGATCGGTTCCCCGTCGATGAGCCCGGCTTCGGCGGGATCATCAGGATCGCTGGCGGCCTCGATGTCCAGTGTGAGAGGGTCGGGCGAATGCAGAAAGCCTGGCCTTCCGCTGCGGATCGTAGCCCATGGCCTGCCATCGCCATCGACAGAGCCGATGACGATGAACGGCAACAGCGGATAGAAATCCCGGTGCTGATCGATCAGGAAGGTTCGCAAGACCCTGCGCCCGACTGGGTCCATCTGCTCGAT
This DNA window, taken from Peteryoungia algae, encodes the following:
- a CDS encoding HPP family protein → MQFLRSLGPAVPGTAPVEAFRAGFGAFIGLGITGLCLLSTGVDLEYGLYLVAPLGASAVLLFAVPNSPLAQPWSAVVGNTAAALVSVAVSLVVHEPTLRIALAVALAIVVTFMLRAVHPPAGAVAMTAAMSPDAVEHLGFWFALAPIATGTASLVLIAVAYARLTGRRYPFRQFEQQNRYGTGDRVPAERLGLSETELSDILQRYRQSFNLGVEDLARLIGAAELQAAAHQTGAPTAGAIMSTNLITVRADTALGEVADLFRRHRFTSLPVVDEKQRFLGVIFQIHLISRARDDALRLDRGLMPALRRLIDPERDKPVLAIDVMSVTVPRAIATTPLGALLPLMGDTDVDAVPVLEYGKLIGIVTRTDLIAAMAREIARAAD
- a CDS encoding 2Fe-2S iron-sulfur cluster-binding protein — encoded protein: MSAEKALPPSPWHAGELQLQQHAGVIEQMDPVGRRVLRTFLIDQHRDFYPLLPFIVIGSVDGDGRPWATIRSGRPGFLHSPDPLTLDIEAASDPDDPAEAGLIDGEPIGLVGVDLITRRRNRLNGTVVRSGNDRFSVSVGQSFGNCPRYIQNRQFSFVRDPATPARSDVMVSDRLGADERAIIEASDTFFVASYVERNGEGRQVDVSHRGGRPGFVRVDADGGLTVPDFNGNLFFNTLGNFVINPRAGLLFVDHATGDMLQIAGTVEIILDSPEIAAFEGAERLWRVMPEKVVLRRDALPLRWSLLEDGMSPSSLMTGGWREAARRLEIVAKPKTWRRFRLQRAIQESSTIRSLHLAPVDEEALIPHLAGQHLPIRIKEGEGSLRRSYTISSGPADGFYRLSVKREGRASTLLHTMQEGDEIEALAPAGAFTIDALERNRPAVLLAAGIGITPLLSMLRHIVQTGDRTRYRRPVWLFRSSRISAERAFDREIVELVARSEGTVRDVRVLGAPDEDDEGLFDTAGRIDMTLLKAHLPSGDHDFYICGPASFMQSMYDGLRQLNVADDHVHAEAFGPSGLKRDPGICLSSQPPRPAAQAPTRVVFTRSRKEALWTPGGGSLLDLAEQCGLTPHHGCRAGSCGDCRTRIVKGDVSYRSAPGHAVADGEALICCSVPAQTEEDLELEL